Proteins encoded in a region of the Corynebacterium genitalium ATCC 33030 genome:
- a CDS encoding DUF3618 domain-containing protein: MARDINDIQRDIERTRGNLAQTIDEIADRTRPENLANNAKAQVQNKMKDDKVQKVLAGIGVAIAAIVVINVSNKRKKKKDLKDLQRLLADRK; the protein is encoded by the coding sequence GTGGCACGCGACATTAACGACATCCAGCGCGACATCGAGCGCACCCGCGGCAACCTGGCCCAGACGATCGACGAGATCGCTGACCGCACCCGCCCGGAGAACCTGGCCAACAACGCGAAGGCTCAGGTGCAGAACAAGATGAAAGACGACAAGGTGCAGAAGGTTCTCGCCGGCATCGGTGTCGCTATTGCCGCCATTGTGGTGATCAACGTGTCCAACAAGCGCAAGAAGAAGAAGGATCTCAAGGACCTGCAGCGCCTGCTGGCAGACCGCAAGTAG
- a CDS encoding isochorismatase family protein yields MNHALVVVDVQNDFCPGGTLGTARGDEVAATIAEHIAAADNYSHIVATQDWHIDPGNHFSEEPDFVDTWPVHCVADSEGAALRASIADVRFDEYFRKGEYEAAYSGFEGASASEGALLADWLKAHDVAGIDVVGIATDHCVRATVLDGLKEGFNVRVLREMCSPVDDARGAAALEEMRSAGAELA; encoded by the coding sequence ATGAACCACGCACTCGTTGTCGTTGACGTACAGAATGACTTTTGCCCCGGCGGCACCCTCGGCACCGCACGCGGTGATGAAGTGGCTGCCACCATCGCCGAACACATCGCCGCCGCCGATAATTACTCCCACATTGTCGCTACCCAGGACTGGCACATTGATCCGGGCAACCACTTCTCGGAAGAGCCGGACTTCGTCGACACCTGGCCGGTCCACTGCGTCGCGGACTCCGAAGGTGCCGCACTGCGCGCGTCTATCGCAGATGTCCGCTTCGACGAGTACTTCCGCAAAGGCGAGTACGAGGCGGCGTACAGCGGCTTCGAGGGGGCGTCGGCAAGCGAGGGCGCGCTGCTCGCTGACTGGTTGAAAGCGCACGATGTCGCTGGCATCGATGTCGTCGGCATCGCCACCGACCACTGCGTGCGCGCCACCGTGCTCGACGGGCTGAAGGAAGGCTTCAACGTGCGTGTACTGCGCGAAATGTGCTCGCCTGTCGACGACGCACGCGGCGCCGCCGCCCTCGAGGAGATGCGCAGCGCCGGTGCCGAGCTGGCCTAA
- a CDS encoding TIGR00730 family Rossman fold protein: MNISAVTVFAGAREGVDPAMTSLAHAFGTALTRHGMTLVYGGGRLGMMGALAQGVIDAGGASVGVMPEHLAAHEVAHTGLGELVIVDTLAQRKRIMSQRCDAFVALPGGAGTLDELFDEWTNQQLGLHTKPIGLLSADFWRPLTDMIDHMVAHGFVRQEDRDSLVVADDPDELLAALMHWTPQPPRW; the protein is encoded by the coding sequence GTGAATATCTCCGCAGTGACTGTGTTCGCGGGGGCGCGCGAGGGTGTGGACCCAGCAATGACGTCCCTCGCGCACGCCTTCGGTACCGCGTTGACGCGCCACGGAATGACCCTGGTGTACGGCGGCGGCCGGCTGGGCATGATGGGCGCTCTCGCTCAGGGGGTCATTGATGCCGGCGGCGCCAGCGTGGGCGTCATGCCAGAGCACCTCGCCGCCCACGAGGTGGCGCACACAGGGTTGGGGGAACTGGTCATCGTGGATACGCTCGCGCAGCGCAAACGCATCATGAGTCAGCGGTGCGACGCGTTCGTCGCGCTCCCTGGTGGTGCGGGCACGCTCGACGAGCTTTTCGACGAATGGACCAACCAGCAACTCGGCCTGCACACCAAACCTATTGGCCTGCTCAGCGCTGATTTCTGGCGGCCGTTGACGGACATGATCGATCACATGGTGGCCCACGGGTTTGTGCGCCAGGAAGACCGCGACAGTCTCGTTGTGGCTGACGATCCGGACGAGCTCCTCGCCGCACTGATGCACTGGACACCCCAACCGCCCCGGTGGTGA
- a CDS encoding L,D-transpeptidase: MSKSWGSRVRRAAAAGVALVIAGSALAACTIEQDGNAAENADASETAEEVKDDPAEISVEDGAEDVEPGVPVTVTAPAGLEKVTMTNEDGKEVEAELNDDKTEWTTAEPLGYSREYTVEATTESGKTSTATFSTVTPSAQSTASLSPQEGEEVGVGQAISFYFDIAPSDKQAVEDAITVETSNDTEGGFIWLDANQLRWRPVEYWEPGTEVTVKADFYGRNLGEGIYGAEDAETSFTVGDEFRTVLNNYGKTLTVFKNGEEIKSFPVSLGEDGAFDTPNGTYVVGDQHDHLVMDSRTYGLALENGGYVTPVDYATQLSYSGIYVHSAPWAIWALGKHNQSHGCINARPDDALWFLQNTKRGDPVEIINTGGETLSPYDGLGYWNIELEPGQSVKAGEDF, encoded by the coding sequence ATGAGTAAGAGCTGGGGTTCGCGTGTCAGGCGCGCGGCAGCCGCAGGTGTTGCATTGGTGATCGCGGGTTCGGCCCTGGCGGCGTGCACCATCGAGCAGGATGGGAACGCAGCGGAGAATGCAGACGCGTCGGAGACGGCGGAAGAGGTCAAGGATGACCCCGCAGAGATCTCTGTCGAAGACGGTGCCGAGGACGTGGAACCGGGTGTCCCAGTCACCGTGACCGCCCCCGCCGGTCTTGAGAAGGTCACCATGACCAACGAAGACGGCAAAGAGGTTGAAGCCGAGCTCAACGACGACAAGACGGAGTGGACCACGGCAGAGCCGCTCGGGTACAGCCGCGAGTACACCGTCGAAGCCACCACGGAATCCGGGAAGACCTCCACGGCGACGTTCTCCACGGTGACTCCGTCGGCGCAGTCGACTGCTTCTCTGAGCCCGCAGGAAGGCGAAGAAGTCGGCGTCGGTCAGGCGATCTCGTTCTACTTCGACATCGCCCCCAGCGACAAGCAGGCTGTTGAGGACGCGATCACTGTCGAAACATCCAATGACACCGAGGGTGGATTCATCTGGCTGGACGCCAACCAGCTGCGCTGGCGCCCGGTGGAGTACTGGGAGCCCGGCACCGAGGTGACCGTCAAGGCAGATTTCTACGGCCGCAACTTGGGCGAGGGCATCTATGGCGCTGAGGACGCAGAGACCTCTTTCACCGTCGGCGATGAGTTCCGCACGGTGTTGAACAACTACGGCAAGACGCTGACCGTGTTCAAGAACGGCGAAGAGATCAAGTCGTTCCCGGTCTCCCTCGGCGAGGACGGGGCCTTTGACACCCCGAACGGCACATATGTCGTGGGCGACCAGCACGACCACTTGGTCATGGATTCCCGCACGTACGGCCTGGCGCTGGAAAACGGCGGCTACGTCACCCCGGTCGACTACGCGACGCAGCTGTCCTACTCGGGCATCTACGTCCACTCCGCGCCGTGGGCAATCTGGGCGCTGGGTAAGCACAACCAGTCGCACGGCTGCATCAACGCGCGCCCTGACGATGCCCTGTGGTTTTTGCAAAACACCAAGCGCGGCGACCCGGTGGAAATCATTAACACCGGCGGCGAAACGCTGAGCCCGTACGACGGCCTGGGCTACTGGAACATCGAGCTTGAGCCGGGCCAGTCCGTCAAGGCTGGCGAGGACTTCTAG
- the orn gene encoding oligoribonuclease: protein MSEEPSAEPTTLPAKDDRIVWIDLEMTGLDPQRHVIVEVAALVTDAELNILDGGIDLVVHATDAELAEMDDFVTEMHGSSGLTEQIKASTVALREAEEAVLELVDKHCGEHRPPLAGNSIATDRTFIRAHMPELDERLHYRMIDVSTIKELTRRWYPKAYYNQPGKGMAHRALADIVESIRELDYYRRAVFVAAPGPESTAAATCATKSTETYQPFL, encoded by the coding sequence ATGAGCGAAGAACCCTCCGCAGAACCCACTACCCTACCCGCCAAGGACGACCGCATCGTCTGGATCGACCTCGAGATGACGGGACTCGACCCACAGCGTCACGTCATTGTCGAGGTCGCAGCCCTCGTCACCGACGCGGAGCTGAACATCCTGGACGGTGGCATTGACCTTGTCGTCCACGCCACCGATGCCGAACTGGCCGAGATGGATGACTTTGTCACCGAGATGCACGGCAGCTCCGGCCTGACGGAACAGATCAAGGCTTCCACTGTGGCGTTGCGCGAGGCGGAGGAGGCGGTGCTGGAACTCGTCGATAAGCATTGCGGCGAGCACCGCCCACCGCTGGCTGGCAACTCGATCGCCACTGACCGCACCTTCATTCGCGCGCACATGCCGGAACTGGACGAGCGTCTGCACTACCGGATGATCGACGTCTCCACCATCAAGGAGCTCACCCGCCGCTGGTACCCCAAGGCGTACTACAACCAGCCCGGGAAGGGCATGGCGCACCGCGCTCTCGCCGACATTGTAGAGTCCATCCGCGAGCTCGACTACTACCGCCGTGCCGTGTTCGTCGCCGCCCCCGGCCCCGAATCCACCGCGGCAGCAACGTGCGCAACCAAGTCGACCGAGACCTACCAGCCGTTTTTGTAA
- the cmrA gene encoding mycolate reductase (Catalyzes the final step in mycolic acid biosynthesis.): MSFPQPSINSYALITGASQGIGEAMARDFAKAGYNLIVVARREDVLQKLATELEDAHGVGVIVAAKDLSVAEQVDELIELIDEKAISICVNSAGIASFGPFMNQDWDYETNQYNLNATAVFRITKAVLDQMVPRGEGAVCNVGSAAGNAPIPNNATYVFTKAGVNTFTESLHYELKKTGVHCTLLAPGPVRDAVVPEEEQSIVDKVVPDFLWTSYESCSEETIAAMMKNQRRVTPGPLSKAMDFLSSYAPRAVIAPVTGWFYAKMG, from the coding sequence ATGAGCTTTCCCCAACCGTCCATCAATTCCTACGCGCTGATCACCGGTGCCAGCCAGGGCATCGGTGAGGCCATGGCCCGCGACTTCGCTAAGGCGGGCTACAACCTCATCGTTGTGGCCCGGCGCGAGGACGTCCTGCAGAAACTTGCCACCGAGCTCGAAGATGCCCACGGCGTCGGAGTCATCGTCGCCGCTAAGGATCTCTCTGTGGCCGAGCAGGTCGATGAGCTCATCGAGCTTATCGACGAAAAAGCCATCTCCATCTGCGTCAACTCCGCCGGTATCGCCTCCTTCGGGCCGTTCATGAACCAAGACTGGGATTACGAGACAAACCAGTACAACTTGAACGCCACGGCGGTCTTCCGCATCACCAAGGCAGTGTTGGACCAGATGGTTCCGCGCGGCGAGGGCGCGGTATGCAATGTCGGCTCCGCCGCCGGCAACGCCCCGATCCCGAACAACGCAACCTACGTGTTCACCAAGGCCGGCGTGAACACGTTCACCGAATCGCTGCACTACGAGCTGAAGAAGACCGGCGTGCACTGCACCCTGCTCGCCCCCGGCCCGGTGCGCGACGCCGTCGTTCCGGAGGAAGAACAGTCCATCGTGGACAAGGTCGTCCCAGACTTTCTGTGGACCAGCTACGAGTCCTGCTCCGAGGAAACCATCGCTGCGATGATGAAGAACCAGCGCCGCGTCACCCCCGGGCCGCTGTCGAAGGCGATGGACTTCCTATCCTCCTACGCCCCGCGGGCCGTGATCGCGCCGGTGACCGGCTGGTTCTACGCCAAGATGGGCTAA
- a CDS encoding helix-turn-helix domain-containing protein — MVCHLDRLMEERGITGAALAEQVGITPVNLSVLKNNRAKAVRFSTLAAICKALDCQPGDIFSVQ; from the coding sequence GTGGTCTGCCACTTGGACCGGCTCATGGAAGAGCGTGGCATCACCGGCGCGGCACTCGCGGAGCAGGTCGGCATCACGCCGGTGAACCTGTCCGTGCTCAAGAACAACCGCGCAAAGGCAGTCCGGTTCTCCACGCTCGCCGCGATCTGTAAAGCCTTGGACTGCCAACCGGGAGACATCTTCTCCGTGCAGTAG